The segment TTGACAAGTGCATCAAAACTGGAGTAGAAacgttattttaaaacatttggtgGTACTTTGGCCACACGGCCCGCACAATCTCTTTACCTCCCTTTGGACTGTACACGTTGCTGCTCGCATCCTAGCAGCAGAAGAAGATAAAGTCTCTACAGCTGCTTCTGTGTGGATCATTACAGGGTAGAGGTTCATCAGTCGAAGCTCTCATTTAACAAGCTGATTAACAAACACTGTTTTGAGCAAGCTGTCGTTATTATTACGAGTTGGTTGAATTGATTTTTTGTTGGTTAGTTGTAGTTTTGTAACTATTATAGAACACACAACAGGACAACAACAGATGTTTAGATTACCTGCTTGATtagtaaacacacagatgaGTAAGACTAATAACtaatctgaaaatgtttgatttaattttatttttttgttaaaatgtgtcatCTACTTGTCTCATGCCAAGGGTAAATAAGTTGCCCCTGACTTTGTTTTAAGTGTTATTCATATGCAAACTTTAACAAGTAAGCTCCATGATATATTGGCTGATTCTGCATGGGCTACATTTAACTTTGGATGGAAGTATTtgtaaacatacatttttctgtaaatatgTCAGGGAAGGAAAGGATCATTTGATTCTTGCTTGTATTTCACTTATCTAATATTTGATTTAACTGTATATTGCCTTTATTTTAACTAAGCAAGCCTTCCAATATGTTTCTTGTTCAATGCAGTTTTGCCTCtactctttcctctcctttcctttatCCTCCATCACACTCTCCTCGTGTTTCTTTGTATCCATCTCTGTTTTTGCTTCTCTGTTGTGCAGACATGATGAGCAATAACAGCTTTACTCCTGAGTATTTTCAGCTGACTCTGTTTACAGACTCTGGGCCCCTCAGATATCtgttcttctgtctgtgtctgttgatCTACATGACTATAATCTCTGCTAACGTTGTCATTATTCTGACAGTCTGCCTGGAGAAGTCTCTGCATCAACCCATGTACATGTTTatctcctgtctgtgtttaaactCTCTGTACGGCTCAGCCGGCTTCTTCCCGAGGTTCCTGATGGACATTCTGTCTGACACTCATTTGATCTCACGTGCATCTTGTTTCATTCAGATATATGTTATTTACACCTACGTATCATGTGAAATGACCATCCTCAGCATCATGGCCTATGATAGATTTGTTGCTATTTGCCAGCCTTTACACTATCACAGCAAAATGACATTTAGGATGGTGAGACATCTTCTGATTTTTGCTCTGCTCTACCCTGCATTTACTATTggcttttgtctttctctttctgttcgATTGCCTTTGTGTGGAAATAAACTGCACAGGCTTTTCTGTTCTAACTGGCCTGTGGTTCAGCTCTCCTGTGTGGACACAACTCTGAACAGTATAGTAGGTCAGTTTTTTACGATAATAACCATCTTCATCCCCCTGCTCTTTGTCCTGTACACCTATCTACGGATTCTGCTTGTGTGCAGGAGAAGCTCGTCTGAATTCAGAGGAAAGGCGTTACAAACCTGCCTGCCCCACATAGTGACATTTGTGACCTAttcattctctgtcttctgtgAGCTGTCACTGGCTCGATTTGAGGGTGATAAACTGAATCCAGTTATCACAGTTATATTATCTTTAGAGTATCTGATTATTCCCCCCATCAATAACCCTCTAGTTTATGGCCTGAATCTGCCTCAAATCAAAGGAgtgatttttagatttttgaagATACACAAAATGGGTCCTGctgccaaaatgtaaaacttcaAAATCATGCACATACTGCATAGCAGCAATATAAATAGGAGATATAGAATCTGTAAGCCGctgttattaatacaaaatgcttctgaaacaTGCTAAATGTTTTTACCCAAGGTTTTCTTTGCTCTCACATTAATTTTAAGGAGATTGGAATTTTAAAATAGATCATCCTAAACCACAACAATAAGGTTAATATTGCACATGTTGTATATGCATGGTTTAACTCACAGCTCCTCAGACTAAAACACTTCTTTGAAACTCACAACACAGAATCTAATTTGATAGAATATTTGATGCGTCTTTGTTGTACTTTTTTCAAGATTTGTATATATATGAtgatatatgtgtgttttaatattactttgttgttgtgttgggAACTAGTTGCCCTTTAGTAACACTAAATTCTAATGATGTAGAATGATCAACAAGCAAGACAAAAAAGGCAATTTCATGTGAATCCGTCGTTGTTGAGATATAACTGTGAACCAAAGTGTCTTTTCAGTCTGTGGTGGCAATTCTGTCAAAATAAACAACTTCAAGGAAACACTTTCTGTAGGTTTCTTCAGATCAAAGATGGACTCACAGTGACTCACATACACCAGAGTAAGCTAAAAAATAGTGCAAATGTCTCAAGAAGTGCATTATTTATCCTTTGccacttttttgcttttttgctcACTGGTgattttccaaagttactagccacacagcattttcactagccaaATTTTGTTTTTGGGAAATTCCGTTTTATACGATATAAAGTTGACAATGGCGTTCTAAAATGGactaatattatcattagctctgataaggttgtgtgtaaagttccttttttgaaaacatgttgTCTATTAAAATTAACACACATAGTAGgttcttccatccatccatcgtcaaccgcttatcctgcgtacaggtaGTAGCTTCTTATTATATATAATGAAACTGCTGCATGGGTGTAAAAGTTTAATTTACAAGatgaaaactaaactgaaaaaaacattcactgtGTAACTATAAAAAACGGGTGTACAGGTCCTTTTTCCAGATTGACagcttttattaaaacatagttctatattttaataatcaactcTCGAAATGCAGTTGTGACAGGACGATTTCATGCAATATAAAGGCAGCCCTAGTAGCAACTCCACGTCCCTTAATCATGAAAATATCTgaaattttacagcatttaagggcactttcctcctgccttttctTTATCTCagaccaatgagcaaacacgatgtgcaggtagtactcatgggagttgtagtgtcGTCGTGTCACATTGCAATTCGTTTGTTATTTCAGTCTTTTGACAAGACTACAATTTTCAACACGCCAAAGTGGCTAGTGGGAGTGTTACCCGTCACGGCGGGTCAGCGGGTGTTAACGTCAAGCCCTGGTTGCGCATATCACTGAGATCTGAGTGAGCTACTTCACTAACAATCACCAGGCCAGTAGAGAGATTGATTTGGAATATTTTCTATGATATGGATGGAGCAGAGCTGAGATGATGGAGCAGAATTGATAAAGAGTCCAGATGGAGCAACGAGGGATGCAAGGATGTGGGGATGAGGAAGAACAGTGAGGGGTCGAGGGAAGTGGGGATGAGAGTCGAGGGTAGGGAGATGAAGAGATAAGGTGAGGGATGAAGGATTCAGGGGAAGAATCAGTGTTGTGAATGGATGGAAGAGAATGATGGAACGGTGTCAGCCGGAGTTGAGACTCTGAGTCGGGAAACCGTCTCTTCATGTCCTCTGCATCAGATAGAGCCCTGAGAAGAAACTTTAAATGGAGAAGTGTTTCTGATGTTATTTGGATAGTTGTGGAGGTTGGTAAGGTACGCTGGGAAAGACCCCTCCCAGAATTGAGGTTTTGGGGGAAATGTGACAGAACGTGGGTTTGTATGGCTAGTCTAGGCGAAAGAGGCTGTCAGGTCAAGGCAGCTTGGACCGTTGGTCTTGTTGAGTTTGGGTTTGTATAGTGTATGTATTGGCTCAGTGAATGTGAGTGGCAATAGTTTTTCCTGAATTTGACACCTTTCGCTAGCCAACTCAAGATCCAGGCTGACTGGCAGTGACTACTTCTAAACTAAATCTTGTTTATTGACTCAAGAAGAGTTAGACTGTAGAAGAATGTCACATATCAAAGGTTCAAACATGTTCAGTATCCTGGGGACAAGAGAGCGGATGAATGGCaaaataaaatttcaaagaAATTGATGaaaactattttgaaaaaatcATGATCAGAGGGGTAAGGCGTCAATAGACCATGGTTAGGAATGTTAGGAAGTAAAGGAAGCTGCAAGAAGTGTTGGATTAGCCATCGCCTCCATGTGGTTGGGAAACTCAAGAACTCAAAAATCTAAAATTGATTACCTCTGGTACTTCAGGACTGATGCTTGTAATTGCATTGTCCCAGATGAAGGTAGAAATAAGACTTTaagtaaaaagaacaaaataaaacaaaataaatacagaaatgaacTAGCATAACTAAAATTTCACGACCTATTAGGGAGATGAGCTCATCAtctttaaatgattaaatttaAAGGATTAAAATTACATgaaattaacatgtttatttatctcAATGCAATTTGAATCCACTTTGCTTCTCAGGGCACCAAATTACATTCTGGAGCACATGCTCTTGCATTCAAGGCTATtgatatgaaatgttgaaattttCACTTTATAACCTTTGTAAACTTAAACAACAATACAGACATAAACTATGAATCCATTTTTATTTCCAGAAGTTCATCAAAACAAACTGTGAAATTCAGTGACAATAGAATAAAACAAGGCCAAAATCAGAAAAGTGTAAGTCTCACAATAAAGTTCTTAATTTTGTGTTGCTgaagttcaacatttttgaaaaactgCAGCAAATAGCTTTGTCATTAGTCATCACATTGTTGAAAATGATGATTACATTAAATAGCCTCcaagaaacacagaaatgacACCTCTACATCATTGTTACAGGAGAAATGATGAACCTTAGTTATCTTTGTTGATATTAATTAACTTTGTGTTGACAGAACAACCTCTTGAGTTGTTTAGAAAtctctttcattttaattcCATATATGATTGGATTAAAAACAGGATGATACAAAATCACTTGTAAAGTGAAGTAAAATCAgattggctatactaaaactattcaatactattctagcaactggaacttttccagacatctggaacaaaggtttaataaccccaattcataaatccggagataaatatgacccagataactacagaggaatatgtgtatccagtaacctgggaaaaatattctgcatcattaataaacgacttgtcaactttgttgattaccacaatattctgcataaatgccaaattgttttcaacaataatttaaaaaatacatttgctctgtgaaatgcaaaaaacaaacaggacaagTAGAACTCTGccatctgaaatgaaaacaactttTTGCCTGGTCCATGAGCTAGTTAATATAACTGTAAATTGTACATTCACGCACTCAACATGCACAGATTGCACATCACATTGTAATTTGCATTCCTAATACAGCTACCCTATATACTTCTgtacatttcttattttatttattttttatacaggagttagttagtttttaatatgtgtgtatatatatatatatgtgtgttatTTACCATCCACTAAAAGTGCTGTTTTTGCCAATGATTGGTTCagattgttattgttattgttgtttaactgtctgacaacatcatagAAAGGGTCCttacagagagagacatttttgttaaagattaaaattaTTTTCGTTTAACCAGAAACAACTCTAAAATCAGCATCACCAAACACACCAGACTCCATTTAATAAACAATACTTTTATCATGTATAGAGCCAGCATAATTGTTACATGTAAAAAGGTGAATTTAGGGTTTATTTTAACCAAATCTACTGTAACAACGGAATCTCCAAATTACATGTAAAGCCTCGTTTTTGAGCAATTATAAAACTGTAAAGACTGTAGTAACGTAGCTAACCGCTTAGCTAACTGTTTTCTTACCTTAAATTTGATCCACATGTCCCTCCTTTGAAATGCAAGGGGTTTCCAGACCAACAGAACAGGAAGGGAAGTAGGAGTCAACGAGCTCCTCCAGGCTCCTcctatacattttttatactATATATGTTTGTTGTCATACATGGAAATAACAACTCTGTTATTTTCTCAATAACCATCACTTATAAAGTCTACTTAATGTTAAAACATCTTATTAATGTTAATGACAGGTATATAAACATCAACAAGTTTCTAATAAGAGCTTATAAGTGTCTAAATGTCTTATAAGCAATTACAAATTCATTAATTGTGCTTTAGTTAACACTTATTTGTGTTTAAAAGCATCTTATAAAGTCTTataagtgttttattatttttcaatgaCTTATTAAGTGTTAATTACTTCTTATTACAAGCACCTTAGAATAAAGTGTTACCGGATTCTGTACAATTTAACGAGTAATACAGAAAACCCTGAAATTGATAGGCTGAATAAGACATGATCTGTTTTTCAGATAAAATGTCCAGCAAAAGCTTTGGGTAGAtagcagtgctgaaaagaaCAGAGTTGAGTAACAAagctgtaataaaaatatacataggTTCATGGAGGTTTTGATGAATCCAGATGAGGCACACAATGGTTAAATTGCTGCAGAGTATAAGAATATATACTATGAACATGATCACAATATAAAGAAATCTGTATTTGCGCTCCTCCACATGCCCATCAAGGGttataaatgtttcatttcagaTCATCAgattctaaaaaaataaatgttagttTATCAAACAGACTACTTACATAACAGATTTTAATGATTataaaatggaaacaaaagTCTAATCTGATCATTACATACAACCTGTTTAACAGTTAATTTCACGTAGTGTGTGTTCACCTGCCAAATTCACAGAATTCAGTTCTGCTATGTGAATTGTTTTTAGCAGAATTCTTCACTCTTCATGGATCTCATTAATCAGGACACCAACTTTGTGAACAACTTCTTCCGACGGttcctctagtgccatcatGAGGATTACATTATCAATCTTTATTGAAATATCTTGAGAACTATTGAATGGGTTGCTGTGAAATTTTGTTCAGAAATTCATGTTCTCCAGAGAAAGAATTGCAAAAATTGTGGATCCTGTAATATACTGCTACCGTGACCGAAAAGAAGGAGACCTGTCTGTTTCTCACTGTAACGTTTTATTCTGCTGCCGCACACTGTGGTTCCTGAACAACAACTGCAGAGGAGGTATGGTGGCTTGCTAGAGTCACACAGAACAGGGACTGCATTTTACAACCACGCTCCTAGCGCCATAACAATACATTACAGATCCCAGACGTTCATCTAGCGCTTGCCTGATGTCAGACAGAATTGTCAGcttgtcagctgatttttgCGGGGGAGGCCATttgatttacattaaaaaggtcatattatgctttttgactttccccctctcctttattgagttataattttttgtgtgcatgtaacaggtttgcaaagtgaaaaagcccaaagtcgaGCCCAgagtgagttcccatctcccacagaaaagaaagctaaatgcgcctcctATAACACTTGCCAAgcggcgactccgacacgccctcagaaacattgagctgcagcacacagctctcctctcccttccaaacactagctaccctccaggcagtcagtggacataaagatgttcctgtgatgtagagacagagctcagttaaaactttatggatacagattaataactcaccgctctgaaactctcgctccagtccatgttgccaagctggtcggcgacacgtacggctgaacccaagctgtttaccggcttctcgctgacccgcccttctctgcttctgattggcttgtagtccttaactaggaactgagcatgtgcaactcccaacaaagatcatttagagacaacatgtatcactccatagctaaaacgaagccttcaacacagggtggaaagaggaactgcagcaatgtgcaggatgacaaaaatataaccatgtaaacctgctctggtactgAAAATGACCATAATGTTTAACTACCCACAATCACAATGGAGAAGAAAACTCTTCAGCTCTTCAACCACTTTGCGCCTTCGGCTGAATTTACTTCCAACCCAGCTTCCCCATTTTCTCATGCTCTCAAGGCCAAATGAATTACTGGATCAACCAAAATGCGTCACTCTCCTATTGACAGTTAATCAGTCTCTGCATTTTTGTGTATTATTAGTCCTAGACAGTGTTAACAATACAaattttcccagtaactagtagtgtaacagattactatttacaaaacattaatattataacagttactaatccaagtaacgctgcgttactggaTGCACCATCCTTGATGTGAAAGCACGACTGCTCGTCAGGTCAGCGACACCGATCATacgttgttcaagtcagctgtcaaaaagctaaaggaagaacgAAGAATGAGGGAGaaaggcgttctttccacaacTGTAAGTaactactgccattattgtgtcacagttgcagatgtaaagaacattgtcgtccgcTGTACACTGTGTGACcggcaaaaagctttcaactgtGAACAATTTGGGGGGTTTCTAAAATACTGACAGCAGGGGCGAATCTAGGATCAGACCTTTAGGGGTGCCCAGCCCCTAATGAGAATGTAGCATGCATACAATGCCTTACTAAAGTGTTCACTAACTGGTGGAGAGAATAAGTAGGCCCactagagaggagctggtgcagaGTGTAGCAAGTCAGTCAAGGACGTCATTTCGTGTTgcaaagtggtggggacataagggctcagattaagGGCGAGATGATGCATCAGAACAAGACAAGAACATTTTTAGTTCAATTTAGgttaaatatttgatgctgaaatatatgtgGCGAGATTTTGAACATTAGActggtaatttcctgcattctggagacattttctgctaactttacggtggaaatgtcttttttatatgAGGAAAAACTAGATTGCATTGCGTGTTTTCTTATTGTTCAAATCagcctttctcaaagcattttcctttgttagttaacatttcatggtgcaagctgtttttcagaacgtTTTTAACAAAAcctttcaaaatgtggtggggacaaaatcaaccatttcaaaatgtggtggggacacgtccccagcgtccccagtgtaaatgacccctGTGGGGTCAGTGGACCAGTTAGGGTCATACAGCAGTGTGAAGCTGTAGGCTCGTGGTTACTCCCTCAGAGGAAGGGAGGGTGTTAAAAGTGTTTACTAATTTAAGTGTTcggttttgtgttttcagttaaatcttgttacatgcttgctttctcttttaaggaagttgttttctgttgctgattgAGTTTAATTTGTCAGATAGATTTAATTATTGTAGGCTATAaattatttctaatattttaacattaaattaaaactaatttcataGCTATGCTACTGTTAGCGGTGTTAGGCAGGAACTgtactaatattacttttcttaatttatattttcttattttcccAACTAGTAGTGTAATGGATACTATTTCCAAAACCGGTGCTTCAGTATGCTTATTTGCCattaattttatcatttatcataTATTCATAAGTTACTTTTGGTGTGTTATCTACAATGTCTCCTAAATTGACCTGAGGGATAAAATGGACATCTACGTGGCGACAATGTTTCATTAGATATTGAAACTCACCCAGTGTGTGCCCTAGCTGAATCCTGTCACCAGCGTCCATCCAGCCTCCTCCAGCTTAgtccttttgttttctttttcccctcAGTCTGTTTTGGATCCATTCTCTGTGCAGATATCCACTTCTGCCCACTGTACTGTCCTTTTCCTTGTACAGTAATAACTTGATACAGTTATTATTCTGCCTCTTTTGATggctattttctttctttgtcttgtgGCTTCGTGTTGATCTTCTTGTTCAGCGTTCTCTTTcatgctgtctgtcttccatgATGTGACCGCTCTTCCTTACTCCAGCAGCAATTTCAGGACTCATCTGGCTCAGAACTTTGTAGGGTGTAATTGCGTCTTGTTTAGACCGCTGTAGTCATAAGGTGATTGTCCTGCGGACAAGAAGAGTCCTACATGATTTGCTCTGTTCTTGCTGTTCTTGTATGACAACATGGTGTGTTGTGACTGGCCTGCATCTCCCAGTGATCGTTCACTTTTTGTATCTCTGCACTGTGCATTGTCCATTGTTGTGCTTCAGACTGCTTTCCTTCTTGTATGGCTGAAGTCAAGTATACGTGATGATGGTAATGCTGATTTTGTGGAAACTTGAGCTGATTTGCTTATCACCATGTTCATCATAGTCATTGTGGGCCCATACTCTTTGACATACTCTTTAGAGTAcgaggagctggataccatgttgtgccagacagattttactttaacaagagagtactCCTTACTCCCtactctgttttattttaactgatTTGTCACCAGGCCGGAcagggggcagacatggggatgggggggcacaaacaccacaaaaacagacagcacagagaaaggacaacacctgaaCAGAACAGGGATGGGGGTGGGAACAACATGAAATAGCAAAGGGAAACACCACAATTGCAGAAAGCACCAAAACCTGAAAGAGAACAGGAAGGGTTCTTGGGgcggagaaaaacaaacaaacaaacgagGCTAGAATGGTCATCCCCACCGGGGCCGGGTTCCTGACTGGCGACAGCATTCAGCCATGTCCCCCACCTCCCTAGGCAAGAGGACGCCAGGTctctccagcccagggcttttTGCTAGAGCCCCTTGAGCACCGC is part of the Micropterus dolomieu isolate WLL.071019.BEF.003 ecotype Adirondacks linkage group LG07, ASM2129224v1, whole genome shotgun sequence genome and harbors:
- the LOC123974028 gene encoding olfactory receptor 51L1-like, which gives rise to MMSNNSFTPEYFQLTLFTDSGPLRYLFFCLCLLIYMTIISANVVIILTVCLEKSLHQPMYMFISCLCLNSLYGSAGFFPRFLMDILSDTHLISRASCFIQIYVIYTYVSCEMTILSIMAYDRFVAICQPLHYHSKMTFRMVRHLLIFALLYPAFTIGFCLSLSVRLPLCGNKLHRLFCSNWPVVQLSCVDTTLNSIVGQFFTIITIFIPLLFVLYTYLRILLVCRRSSSEFRGKALQTCLPHIVTFVTYSFSVFCELSLARFEGDKLNPVITVILSLEYLIIPPINNPLVYGLNLPQIKGVIFRFLKIHKMGPAAKM